CAAGCTTTCTATTCCTAAAATTCAAGGAAATTTTTCTAGCAATCCTATTAGTCTTAATGGATTCTCCAGAGGGAATACTTATGTTCAAGTCTAAGTTCTCTACCTCCCAAATGATCTTATTCTTTTGACAAAACTTAAGGGAAATAAATGAGTGTGAAGCTccagaatcaaatagaacaacAGCAGGTGTTCCTGATATAATTAACGTACCCGTCATTGTGTTGTCATCctcaacttcttcttgttgttttaaggaaaagaaacgagcatttcattttctttctggCTCTTTGCCACTTCCTTTGTTTAGCCCAACGTTCATTCTCCCTTCTGGCACATTCCGCTTGTTCTTAGAACAAGTACTCACTGTATGTCCCGGTTCATGGCAAAAGAAGCAAACTCCTTTTCCCCACAGACACTCTCCATTGTGGAACTTTCCACACTTCTGACATTGTGGTTTGGTTACTTGTGTGTTTGCACTGGTGTTACCGCCAAATCTCGACCTCTTATCTTGGAAGTTTCCTCCACTTTGGTTAGGATTTTCCCATTTCCTCTTCATTGGTTGATTTGTCAATTTTGATGTAGGATGGTTTGTTCCAAGAGCCGTGCCCACTTCTTCTGCTCGCTTAACCAGGTCGCTGAAATCGTCAATCACATGTGCAGCcataattcctttgatgtcaatTCTTAACCCTTTTCTGAACCTAGCGATCATCTTATCTTCTGTATCAACTAGGTGTGGAGCAAAACGGGCCAACTCATTGAATTTCCTTTCATACTCCTCTATAGTCATATTCCCTTGTTTCAACTCAAAGAACTCGGTCTCCTTCTTTTCTCTGAATGAGAGAGGAAAGTATTTATTCATTACCACCTCCTTGAAAATTTTCCAATTTAGAACATTGCGATCttcctcccccaacagacgatAGAAATGTTTCCACCATTGTCGAGCGTCCTCTTTGAGTTGAAAAACAGCGCATGAAACTTTCTGCTCATCACTACAGTTGATGTGAGTGAAGATACGTTCAAGCTCTTCCAACCACTCTTCGGCTGCTAGCGGTCCATCACGTCCATTGAATCGTGGTGGATTATAGTTTCGAAATCGCTCTACAGCTTGATCTATCGTGTTAGAGGTTCGGTTTAGGTCGGTTTGGGTAGCCTGAGTTTGGGCCTGCTGTTGGACAAAACCCTGTAAAGCGCTCAAGAATTGACCCATGAAGTCTCCTCCATTTGTTGGATGAGTTCGTCCTGCTTCTGCTTCGTGATTAGTATTTGAACTCTCGGCGTTTTGGGACTGTGCGCGTGTATTCCTCATTGTTCTATATTCAAAGGCACTATCAGTTTCTATTCTACACTCGCTTCAGAGAATGATACTAAAAGAAAATTCTAGGTTATTCGTAATTCGAGGACTatgttcaaaaaaaataaataaataaataaataaatttttcgtGAATCATACTTTAACATCATGAACTGAAATAATTTCTGAAATGAATTCATTGCTGCAATTAATCTTCAACATAATAACTTGTATACTGAACtttctcataataacttgcataatgaacttgaactttctgataataacttcaattattgcagcaaatttcaacatactttcaacgtaaacaatttatactcatccccataaaaaaaaaaatactttgaaATACATTTACCTTGAAGTCGGAGCACGTAGAGGTCGAATGGATTTCTCACACATgacttttaaaaattttaaataaaatatttttgcagagtctacaggaaagtagacctgctctgataccatgctgtaacaccctaatctaattaaggagttaaatataaaatttaaataaatatttaatgcggaagtcttttaaaataatttaaactcacttttaaaataaatatttttgaaaataattttaagaaaaagaaatctttaaataaaattggtttttaaagcacttttaaaacgatttataagatatcaaaaattttcaataatgtattcaaatataaatcttgattttgaaatcataaatttaacaactttattttcaaagcacgacatgaagatgtcggaaaaataattaactaattaataaaacttttactaaggaaaaactctaagtataaaataatatctttttagcagcggaaaatataacaaactaaaatctttatataattaaaaattatgtatgtatccatgtatatattttcgtaaagatataaattcttaaataaatatttgaaatgaatttaaatatgaattaaacaagtcatgacattaaaataatataataacatttatttaaacaaatcacacacaaatctcaaatagtatagaatttcagAGTTTACATAATCAAGAGATATCacatgaaataacataatatgttttaggaaacatttatctttaaatagattcgacgcgcccattcgactctccacgcgcctccgatatcaatcacctgaaactgttgaatatgggatgagcatacagggtacactcagtgtgggaacatgcaataattgtccatgttaataaaatggtaacacatattgtcataacgtaacataacttccatacgcactgtggcaactccaaggactttaatgtcccggaCCCTATATATGGATCCCTGGCGacaatataatggttgcaaccctgtaacatgaaatcgcattgtggcataccaaggacggtgaagtcctggaccaattatgctggcccctagcgataaatatttttacaacacatacggtaaacacataatattaaaatggacaaatattaaccacgtgcatgtactgaaataaatcccacacctgaaacttgaGCTTTGAAAGTTAACTGCGATAATTTAAAGTTCACGTCCTAATCGCGCCGCACCTAGCCagataatttcaaataataaaacataagggCCTGTttgaactttaaaataatttaaactat
The genomic region above belongs to Salvia miltiorrhiza cultivar Shanhuang (shh) chromosome 5, IMPLAD_Smil_shh, whole genome shotgun sequence and contains:
- the LOC131025451 gene encoding uncharacterized protein LOC131025451, translating into MRNTRAQSQNAESSNTNHEAEAGRTHPTNGGDFMGQFLSALQGFVQQQAQTQATQTDLNRTSNTIDQAVERFRNYNPPRFNGRDGPLAAEEWLEELERIFTHINCSDEQKVSCAVFQLKEDARQWWKHFYRLLGEEDRNVLNWKIFKEVVMNKYFPLSFREKKETEFFELKQGNMTIEEYERKFNELARFAPHLVDTEDKMIARFRKGLRIDIKGIMAAHVIDDFSDLVKRAEEVGTALGTNHPTSKLTNQPMKRKWENPNQSGGNFQDKRSRFGGNTSANTQVTKPQCQKCGKFHNGECLWGKGVCFFCHEPGHTVSTCSKNKRNVPEGRMNVGLNKGSGKEPERK